Below is a window of Jonesiaceae bacterium BS-20 DNA.
CCACTCGCCGCAATATTGGCGTAAATGTAGAACGCACCATCGGCCGGCGCAACCTTGTCCCACCCCAAATCCTCGAGGCGGTCCAAGATGATCTGCCGCGATTCTTGGTACTTGACCACGCTTTGCTGTGAGGACGCGTAACCCTCCGGGCTAAACGCCGCGATTGCAGCATGCTGCGAGAGCGCAGGTGGGCACAGAGCCACATTTCCGGCTAGGGCACCGGCCGGTCCGATCAGGTCTTTGGGCAACAACAACCAACCCAAACGCCAGCCGGTCATGGCCCAGTACTTAGAAAAAGAGTTGACCACAACTACGCCATCGTCCAAGTATTTGGCAGCGGTCGCGGTGACTACCTCATCGGTATAGGTAATACCGTGGTAGATCTCATCGCTAATGAGCCGCACGTCAAAGTCCGTGCACCAACGAGCCAGGTTCTCCAACTCAGACGGGGTCAGCATGGTTCCCGTGGGGTTGGCGGGGCTTGCCACAATCACGCCGTCAAGCCCACCCTCGTAATACACCTGCCGTAGTTGGGAGACGGTGGGTTGGTAACGGCTCTGCGGTCCGCAGTCGAGTTCAACGACCTCGATTCCCAGCGAAGTCAAGATGTTCTTATATGCAGGGTATCCGGGGCGCGCCAAGGCAACGCGGTCGCCCGGATCAAACGCGGCCATGAACGCCAGCATGAATCCACCCGATGATCCCGTGGTGATAGCGACTTGCGCTGGGTCCACATCCACTTCGTACCAGCGCTGATAGTGCGCGGCAATTTCTTGGCGCAGCGCAGGTACACCCATCGGCTCGGTGTAGCCCAGGTCCTCGGTACGCAGCACCTCGATAGCCCGGTTCCGCACGACCTCGGACGCCCCGGCGGCTGGCTCCCCGGCACACAGAGACAAGATATCTTCCCCGGCAGCACGGCGCGCATTGGCTGCGGCCAAGATTTCCATAACGGCAAAGAGCGGGATTTGGGAACGAGCTGAGGTCTTCATACCCTCATCTTTTCATGTTCTTGCTTCTCGATGCCTAAGGCACGTTTTTTGGACTCGCACGCGAATTCCACTGGGTTAAGAAACAGCCTTCCGGACTCTTATCACCGCTCCCCCAAAGAGCAGTTTGGGAATTTCGTTGACATACTCACCGGCGGCCTATACGCTCTCTGTAATCGTTTACGGAGGAGCAATGAAGCAGGTAATCAGGAAGCGAGCAACCCTCAGGCAAGTCGCTGACCAAGCTCAGGTCTCGACCGCTACGGTGTCCCGGGTGCTCTCTGGAGCGGACCCCGTGGCAGCGGACAAGGCAGAACGCGTACGTGCGGCTGCCGCCCTGTTGAACTATGAACCAAACCGGTTCGCTAGTGGATTACGACGGAATAGGACGGGCAACATTGGCCTAATCCTGCCCGGCTTCACCAACGATTTCTTCTTCCAACTCATTGCCCAATCGGTCGAAGTAGGGCGTGAAGAGGGGTATTCAGTGCTAGTCACAGGTAGCGAGGATCCCGAGGACGAAGCCCAGAATCTCATCAAGAGCCAACTAGTCGACGGCATCCTCATTGTTGCGGCCCATACCTCCAATCAGTCCGCCGTACTGAACGAAAGCCCCGTGCCCATTGTTGGCTTTGACCGCGCCCCCTTTGAGAGGAACTACCCACTAGTACACGTCGACAACGAACACGGCGGATGGGAAGTCACCCGGTACCTGCTTGATACCGGTGCACGCACCGTCGCACACATCGCGGGCCCATCCGAGGTGCTGGCCAGCGCTAGGCGGCAGGCGGGGTATGAACGGGCACTGCTCGAGTCTGGTCTGTCGGTGGATGATCGCCTCATAGTCACGGGAGACTTCACCTCGGAGGCAGGTCATGCTGCCGCACGCCAACTGCTGCAAAGCTCGGGCAAGCCCGTTGACGCAATTTTTGCCGCAAACGACCTCATGGCTATCGGAGCAATGAGGGCGGCATCGGAACTGGGCATGGCTATTCCTGAGGAATTAGTCGTAGTCGGTTTCGATGGCATCACCTCTGGAAACTTCACTGTTCCAGGCCTCACCACCTATGTGCAACCCATCGCTAAGATGGCACGCCTAGCCATGCTCCGGCTGATCGAATCCATCGACAATCCCGAAAATCAGCGCAATCGCGAGCAGATCATGGTCAATGGAGATCTCATTGTCCGTGAATCCAGCAGCACCCGGGATTAACTCAGCCTGAGCTCAATCACCCAAGCCACCACCACCTACGTTTCATCGGGCACAAACCAAATACTTACCATGCAAGAGTCGCAGCATCGCGGCCATTTCAAAGGAGAAACATGAGCAATCAACCCGCACGGAAGATCTACCTCGACTGCGATCCCGGCATTGACGATTCACTGGCGCTGGGCTACCTCGTTGCCAGCCCACTGGTCGAACTGCTGGGCGTTGGTTCCGTCTTTGGCAACACCCATGCCACCACCGGAGCCCAAAATGCATGCGACTGGCTTTCACTCATGGGGGCAGCCGATGTTCCGGTCGCCATTGGGGCTACCAACCCCAGCCACGGCGAATACCACGGCGGCCCTACTTGGATTCACGGCGAGCATGGCACCGGCACCGTCGTTCTGCCGCGTTCAGAGAAAAAGCCCATCGATATGTCTGCGGCTGAATTGATTGTGGACCTCGCCCGCCAGCACCCAGGCGAACTCGAACTCATCACGGTTGGACCCATGACCAACATTGCCCTCGCGCTCGAGCTTGAACCAGAACTGCCACGGCTTGTAAAGCACCTCACCCTCATGGGCGGGACTGCCCTACACCCGGGAAACATCTCTCCTGTGACCGAGGCGAACGTTGGAAAGGATCCCGAATCCTCCCGCAAGGTCTTTGCCCAGCCCTGGCCCATGACCATGGTTGGTCTGGACGTAACTTTGACAAACACATTCGAAGAAAAGCACCGTCAGGCTCTGCTTAACTCCTCAAGCACCGCCGCACGAACACTCGCTGAAGTCTTGGACTTCTACTTTGACTTCCACATAGGCGTGTTCGGTCGCCGCTGCTCAGCTCTCCACGATCCGCTGGCCGCAGCTATCGGTGCGGGCGGTATCAAGCCACAGTTGGCTCCGGTAGTGAACGTAGAGATTGATGACACCTCTGGCCCCGGACGAGGGCAGACCATTTGTTCTTTAGGCGGCAAGTATCTGGGTTACCCGGAGCAAGAGGGCGCGCACTGCAGCGTGGTTCTCGAGACCGGAACCGATGCTGCAGCCCACCTGGTCGATATTTTGACGACCCTTCCGTAATCGTTTACAAGCCTTTTCCTAAGAGAAAGCTAGTCCCTCATGTCATTAAGTAACAGCAAGACAAAAACCAATATTTCTGCCAACCAGGCAGCGCTTCTTGTTGGCCTCATTATCGCGGTGGTGGCGTTTCAGCTCAACGCCACCATGCTGAATCCGGCCGTCGAGCAGATGCAGTCGGAGCTTTCTGCGACCACCGCTCAGATTGGGTTTGCCACAGCCTTCTTCTTCCTCTCGAAGGCAATTTTCCAGATCTTCATGCCTCGGCTCTCGGATATGGTTGGCCGCCGCCGCATCATGACCATCAGCCTGGCGGTCCTCGCCGTGGGAACGGTCATCTCGATGGTGGCCCCATCCGTTGGTTGGCTATACCTTGGCCGCGCTATCCAGGGTGTTTGCGGGCCGGTATTTACCGTAGCTCTCTTAATCTTGCGGGAGGCATCACGCAGCGAAAAGGAGTACGGCACCAAACTCGGCTTGGTCATCGCGATCAACGGCGGTGTCGCCGGACTTGACGTGATCCTTGGCGGTTGGCTGTCAGACAACTGGGGCTTCCGCTCCATCTTCGCGTTCACGCTTCTAGTAACCCTCCTTGCCCTGGTCGCCACGCGTATGTGGATTCCAGAGTCCGCTCCATCGCGCGGCCAACGCATGGACTGGGTCGGAGTATTCTTTATTGCTATCTTCTTCATTGGCCTCTCTTGGGTTGTCGGCGGCGACCCATTCTTGCCATTCCCTAGCGTCTGGACCGCGGTCTATGCTGTCATCACCGTCCTTTCCATCATCGCTTTTGTCATCCACGAGCGTCGTACCGCGCACCCCCTGATCCCTGCAGACCAGTTGGGCAACCGAGCCATCTGGGCTATGCCCCTAACAACGATCCTCACGTTGACCGGCATCATGGCAGTGGTGAACTTGATTGTTCCGTCCTACACCCAGAACGCAACCGCTGGTTGGAGCATGAGCGCAACCACCGCGTCACTGCTGTTCATGACCCCGTTCGCGATCATCGGCTGGATAGTCGGCCCATTCGCAGGCCGACTAGCAGGCACCGTTGGCTACAAGCGGCTGTTACAGATCGGCCTAGCCTCTTCCGTGGGTGTGTTGGCACTGCTGGCACTGTTCGGCCTACATAACCAGTGGGCGTTCGGCATCTTGATCTTCCTCCTTGGCGTGACCTACGCCGGAGTCACCAACGTGATGCTCAACGGCCTAGGTATTACCCTCTCACCAAAGAGCGCCCCCGGTTTGCTTCCCGGCCTCAACGGTGCTTCGTTCGGTATCGGTGCTGGCCTGAGCTTCACCATTCTTGGCCGATTGGTCACAGCCGGCTCACCAGTCGGTTCCGATTCCGCCGCGGGTTATCAGTTGGCGCTCTGGGTCAGCGTTGGCATTGTTGCTCTAGCAATGCTGGCCACCGTCCTCTTACCAACCCCAAAACCGTTGGAAGAAGAAGACAACGGTACATCACCCGCTGAAACTGTCGGCGGAAATAGCAAGTAAGTAGAAATAACCCGGTGTCCTAGGCTGCGAATGCAGCCTAGGACACCGGCAGTAACAACACCGGCTGCTCCAGAGAAGGATACGTCCATGCGAGAAAAGCAGTTCCAGCAAATCTGTGTCATCGGATCGATCAATGCGGATCTAACTGTCCGCGCCGCGAGGTTGCCCAAGCCTGGTGAAAGCGTTGCCGGCGGTCCGCTCCAGGTGCTTCCCGGAGGAAAGTCCGCCAACCAAGCCGCAGCGGCTGGCCGCCTCGGAGCAACGGTATCCCTCGTAGGCATGGTGGGAGACGACTCCAATGGCGAGATGTTGCTGCGCAGCCTGTCAGCGAACGGCGTGCGCACTACCTCGGTGGGCTGCGCGGAAAACATCGCCACTGGCACGGCGATGATCACCGTCGACGATCAGGGGGAGAACTTCATCATTGCATCTCCCGGGGCCAACGGCATGGTGGGCCCGGATCTCGTAGATGCCCACGTGGACCTAATTGAGTCTTGTGGAGTTCTGGGGCTGACCTTTGAAGTTCCTATGGCCGCTAATATACGAGCCGCTGAAATCGCTGCGAACTGCGGAACACAAGTCGTGTTGAACCCATCCCCGTTCAAACACCCACCCGCCGAGCTCCTACGACACGTGGACGTGCTTGTGGTCAACGAACATGAATTTGGGTTACTTCTTCCCAACTCGGACCTCCGAGGTGACATTACGGATAGCGCCAGATTTCTCGCCGCACAAGGAGTCCGCTCCGTGGTCATCACCCTCGGGTCTCGTGGTGCTGGTGTGCTTTTCACCGGTTTGGCTGAAGGTGGCGCTGCTGGCGAGCCACGGTACGCAGAAATTGCAGCACCCAAGGTGGATGCCATCGACACCACAGGATGTGGCGATGCGTTTACCGGATCGCTCATGCTCGGGCTTGCCACCGGGCAAGAGTTGGCGGACAGCGTTCGCACCGCTTGCGCTGTCGGCGCTTATGCAGCCACATCGTTGGGGGCGCAGTCGTCCTATCCCGACTCCGAGCAATTGGCAGTTTTTCTGGCAAGCCAGCCGGCACTCGCAGGAGCTACCGGCTTGTAACGGCAGGTCTAGAAACTCCCGGACAGCCCCAACCTACTCATCACAGTGGCTCAGGACTCCGCGGGCCTCGAGCTTATTGGCAATGACAAACCCATCCTTGCCACGCACACTGAACTTGGGGAAGGCTGCTTCTTCTTCCGATGTCTGCTCCGCGTTGGAGCGATTGGTTGGGAGGGGGTGGGGCGCCTCTTGGTTGTGCGTCCGTCCGGCTGGATAATCACCCACAGTTCCGTGGGCAAGGACCGCCTGAGTTGGGCTTAGTTGTCTGATGGCGATGCCCGCAACATGATCGGGTTTGGACGCAGCAAACTCGTCATAGATCAAAGGGTCGCGTTGACCGTCGTCGCCAATCAAGATCCAAGCGATGTTTGGAAAGTCGCTGGCCAGGCGGTGTAACGAACGTTCCTTGTGTTCCTTACCGGAGCGAAACCAACCCGTATTTGTGGGCCCAAAATCGGTCATCAGCAACGAACCAGCGGGGAATTGGTTGTGGGTAAAAAACCGTAGCATCGCCGGAACCACATTCCAAGCACCCGTGGAAAGGTAGAACATCGGCATATCTGAGTATTGCGTGCGCAGCCGGTTATACAGTTGAGCCATCCCGGGAACCGGTTTACGCGCTGACTCATGGACGACCAAGGAGTTCCAAACTGCAAGGAAAAACCTGGGGACTGCTGTAACCATGGCGGTGTCATCAATGTCCGATACCAGTCCAAGCCGCTGCTCTGGCCCGATGACCTGCACACCGGCGGTGCTCGTGGCACCGTTCGCGGTCTGTAAGGTCACCTCATGCCACCCGGTCATAAGCTGGATCGGGAGAACGGCATCGACATATCCGTCGTGATCAGCCTGGACCGTAAAGGGCTGATCACCAAAGGTCACTGTGACCGCTGCGCGCGGAGCCTGGACGGTAGAAAAGCTCCGCCACCCACGTACTGAACGGGGTTGGTCCCCCGCTCCTTGAACTGAGCTACGGGTAATCGCTACCCGTTTTTTGGGTGACACCACGACTCTGCCCAGGACACGAACCCACTCATTGGCCAGACCGTAGCCCACGTATGGCTCCACGCGTTCCTGCCAGCCAAGGCGCTGAAACAGCCGCACCAAGCCAAGGTTGAACTTGGTTTCAGCCCGCAAAGCCCAGTGTTGTTGGGTCCACTGCGGGCGGCTCGTCGAGTGCGGATGCGCAGGAGCAGGAGATTTCGATGCTTCCATTACGCGCGTTCTACCCGCTCAAGTACAAACTCAATCAGCTGTGGCATAGCCGCCTCCACCTGTTCTAGACATAGTTCAAAGTCAGTCATGTTCCCGTACCAAGGGTCCGCCACATCAAGAAGTGACTCATCGTTGAAGTCAATCGCTTGGGGTGCCTGCGGGTCAAAGGAGCGAAACATCTTGACCCTGCTGCCAACCTCAATCTGGTCTGCCCGCTCCGCAAATCGGCGAATGGCACGGGCATGCCTCGAGGTCATTGCCAAGATGAGGTTGTGATCCAATTGATCGGCTTGGAGTGGACGGGCCCGGTGGGTTTGCAACGCGGTGTCTACGTATCCGGCAGCTTGGAGCACTCTGCGAGCGCGCGGATCGATTGGGTTTCCGTATTCTTCTGAACTTACTCCGGCGGAGCGCACCACGATTTGCTCGGCTATGCCGCCGTGGTCGCGTTGTAATTGCTCACGCAGGACAATCTCAGCCATTGGGGATCTACAAATATTTCCGGTACAGACCATGAGGATTGAAATCACTGCGGAGCCTCCCAAGACTTCCCAAGCGTTTGTTGTTTCCTGCGGTACTCGTATGAGGACTCTTCCTATTCTAGGTCGCTCAACCGTTCTAGGTACCTTACGGCAGCATGTCCGGTAGTGGCACCACCGCTGATCTTTACCAAGTTCTGTGGCATCTTCGGTGTTTTAGGAGCACACTAGAAAGTAAGAACAACTTCGGTGCAGTCACCGGCTGCCCGGATCCGTAAGGAAGGGGAAAGCCATGGCTCATGCACTGGTGGAACACTCCGCCTACGAGGAATCTTGGACACCAGCGTCACGTAAAGCCTTCAAAGTCATTGTTGTCTTGGGGCTTGCAGTCGCATTGTCCGGGCTAATAGGTTTCTTCAACCATCAGGTTGATCTGCATTACGGAGGTGGTGCCGGCTATTCAGTTATCAACCCAGTCTGAGTCCAAGATACCTACTCAAGAGAAAGTCAGTTGGAGGGAACCGCGTCATTGTTAGGCACGCGGCTCCCTCCAACTTTTGTTTGCCCAGGTTCTGATTGGAACACGGCAGGTCACGCTCAAGCCGTCACTGACCGTCACTGTACATACAGTGACGGTCAGTGACGCCCTATCAATCATTTGAGGCCAACTCGGCAAAAGAGCAGGTAAACCGTCTTTTGAGTCCGACTACTCTACGCACACAAGTCATCTCTGTGCATCAGTGTATGTACAGTGACGATCACTGTATATACACTGATGCACAGTGAGGTTTAGGGGCCATCATAAGGAATCGTCCACGACTCTCGCCTTTGACACAAGCATCTATCTAAAGCGAGAACACATTTCATGGACCAAATCGATTTAGACCATGCCATTACCCGACTACGTGCTCAGCGGACAGATGACGCATTTATTGAAGTCAAGTCCAGCCAAAGCCAGTTAGGGAAAGCAGTCTGGGAAAGCATTTCCGCTTTTGCCAATACCACCGGCGGCTATCTCTTGCTAGGGGTCGATGAGAAGAAGAACTTCACTCCGGTGGTGGACTTTCAATTGGATAAAGTTCAAGATTCCCTTATTGATGGCTTAAGTAACCCGTCAAACCTTCGGGTAACTCCACCACCCTCGTTTGAAACCTTCCGCCTCACCGTTGATGGCAAAGCTGTCTTGGTCATAGCAATCAAAGAACTATCGCTGCAAAACAAACCGTGCTACGTCACCGACAGGGGACTGGAAAATGGCAGCTACAAACGCGTAGACGACAAAGACATCAAACTCAGCACCACCGAGATTTTTGAACTACGAAATGCTCTCATTCCTCAAACCACTGACAAAACCTCTGTTCCCGAGGCCACTGGACTGGATCTTGATCCCGCTAAAATCAGTCGATTCATTGATTATCTCGAAGCAGCAAACTCTCGCGCCCTGCGCGGCACCACAGACTTAGAAGCCCGCCAAACCCGGCTCAATATCTTATCCTCCCAAGGTGTGCCAACATTTGCTGCACTCTTGGTATTTGGGAATTATCCGCAACAATTCTTCCCCAAACTCAACGTTGATGTAACGGTCCACCAGGGAACAGAAAAGGCTTTACCCAGTTCCAGCGTTCGCTTTATAGACCGCAAGATTTGCGACGGTACCGTGAGCGAGATGTTGGAGGAGGCACTCCTGGCAGTACAACGAAACTTGCGAACTTACTCCATCGTAGAAGGCATTGGCCGCCAAGATCAATTAGAGATCCCCCTTGAAGTATTACGCGAGGGAATTGCCAATGCCATTGTGCACCGTGAATACGCGGCCCACTTCTTGGGCACGCCCGTAAGTGTCGACGTATATTCCGACCGAATCGAGATAACTAGTCCCGGAGGACTATGGGGCGGAAAAACCAAGGATAATCTCGATGATGGGCACTCTGCCGCTCGCAATCAGTTGCTCATTCAGCTACTCAGCCTTGCTCCAAGCAGTGAAAACCTGGGGATCACGGTTGAAGGACAAGGTTCCGGAATCCCCCTCATGAAGAATCAGATGCGGTCGCGCTCCCTTGAGCTACCTCAGTTCAGAGTAAATCCCGATCGAATTATCTTGACCTTACAGCGTCACGGTGCGGAGATTCCCTCGGAACGACAGTGGATTGAAGATGTTGCTATGCGCCAGCTATCCCACCACGAGAATGTCGCTTTATTGCAGGCCCGCCGCAACGGCAGGACTTCCATTGCGGAGTTGCGTCAAATACTTCAAATTGATTCTGAAGATCTCAAAATTTTGGTTCAGCGCCTCATTTCCCAGCAATTACTTTATGACATGGGAAACGGATTTTACACTCTGCCCGATGGTTCTCCACTCCTCAGCCCCGCTGAGCAGGAAGTCTATGATCGCCTTGAAAAA
It encodes the following:
- a CDS encoding aminotransferase class I/II-fold pyridoxal phosphate-dependent enzyme; this translates as MKTSARSQIPLFAVMEILAAANARRAAGEDILSLCAGEPAAGASEVVRNRAIEVLRTEDLGYTEPMGVPALRQEIAAHYQRWYEVDVDPAQVAITTGSSGGFMLAFMAAFDPGDRVALARPGYPAYKNILTSLGIEVVELDCGPQSRYQPTVSQLRQVYYEGGLDGVIVASPANPTGTMLTPSELENLARWCTDFDVRLISDEIYHGITYTDEVVTATAAKYLDDGVVVVNSFSKYWAMTGWRLGWLLLPKDLIGPAGALAGNVALCPPALSQHAAIAAFSPEGYASSQQSVVKYQESRQIILDRLEDLGWDKVAPADGAFYIYANIAASGLDSVTWCARLLDEAGVAVTPGTDFDSVNGSEWVRLSFASSAEAVAQAIDRIVRWQNAL
- a CDS encoding LacI family DNA-binding transcriptional regulator; translated protein: MKQVIRKRATLRQVADQAQVSTATVSRVLSGADPVAADKAERVRAAAALLNYEPNRFASGLRRNRTGNIGLILPGFTNDFFFQLIAQSVEVGREEGYSVLVTGSEDPEDEAQNLIKSQLVDGILIVAAHTSNQSAVLNESPVPIVGFDRAPFERNYPLVHVDNEHGGWEVTRYLLDTGARTVAHIAGPSEVLASARRQAGYERALLESGLSVDDRLIVTGDFTSEAGHAAARQLLQSSGKPVDAIFAANDLMAIGAMRAASELGMAIPEELVVVGFDGITSGNFTVPGLTTYVQPIAKMARLAMLRLIESIDNPENQRNREQIMVNGDLIVRESSSTRD
- a CDS encoding nucleoside hydrolase, whose product is MSNQPARKIYLDCDPGIDDSLALGYLVASPLVELLGVGSVFGNTHATTGAQNACDWLSLMGAADVPVAIGATNPSHGEYHGGPTWIHGEHGTGTVVLPRSEKKPIDMSAAELIVDLARQHPGELELITVGPMTNIALALELEPELPRLVKHLTLMGGTALHPGNISPVTEANVGKDPESSRKVFAQPWPMTMVGLDVTLTNTFEEKHRQALLNSSSTAARTLAEVLDFYFDFHIGVFGRRCSALHDPLAAAIGAGGIKPQLAPVVNVEIDDTSGPGRGQTICSLGGKYLGYPEQEGAHCSVVLETGTDAAAHLVDILTTLP
- a CDS encoding MFS transporter, which translates into the protein MSLSNSKTKTNISANQAALLVGLIIAVVAFQLNATMLNPAVEQMQSELSATTAQIGFATAFFFLSKAIFQIFMPRLSDMVGRRRIMTISLAVLAVGTVISMVAPSVGWLYLGRAIQGVCGPVFTVALLILREASRSEKEYGTKLGLVIAINGGVAGLDVILGGWLSDNWGFRSIFAFTLLVTLLALVATRMWIPESAPSRGQRMDWVGVFFIAIFFIGLSWVVGGDPFLPFPSVWTAVYAVITVLSIIAFVIHERRTAHPLIPADQLGNRAIWAMPLTTILTLTGIMAVVNLIVPSYTQNATAGWSMSATTASLLFMTPFAIIGWIVGPFAGRLAGTVGYKRLLQIGLASSVGVLALLALFGLHNQWAFGILIFLLGVTYAGVTNVMLNGLGITLSPKSAPGLLPGLNGASFGIGAGLSFTILGRLVTAGSPVGSDSAAGYQLALWVSVGIVALAMLATVLLPTPKPLEEEDNGTSPAETVGGNSK
- a CDS encoding ribokinase, with product MREKQFQQICVIGSINADLTVRAARLPKPGESVAGGPLQVLPGGKSANQAAAAGRLGATVSLVGMVGDDSNGEMLLRSLSANGVRTTSVGCAENIATGTAMITVDDQGENFIIASPGANGMVGPDLVDAHVDLIESCGVLGLTFEVPMAANIRAAEIAANCGTQVVLNPSPFKHPPAELLRHVDVLVVNEHEFGLLLPNSDLRGDITDSARFLAAQGVRSVVITLGSRGAGVLFTGLAEGGAAGEPRYAEIAAPKVDAIDTTGCGDAFTGSLMLGLATGQELADSVRTACAVGAYAATSLGAQSSYPDSEQLAVFLASQPALAGATGL
- a CDS encoding phosphatase domain-containing protein, translating into MEASKSPAPAHPHSTSRPQWTQQHWALRAETKFNLGLVRLFQRLGWQERVEPYVGYGLANEWVRVLGRVVVSPKKRVAITRSSVQGAGDQPRSVRGWRSFSTVQAPRAAVTVTFGDQPFTVQADHDGYVDAVLPIQLMTGWHEVTLQTANGATSTAGVQVIGPEQRLGLVSDIDDTAMVTAVPRFFLAVWNSLVVHESARKPVPGMAQLYNRLRTQYSDMPMFYLSTGAWNVVPAMLRFFTHNQFPAGSLLMTDFGPTNTGWFRSGKEHKERSLHRLASDFPNIAWILIGDDGQRDPLIYDEFAASKPDHVAGIAIRQLSPTQAVLAHGTVGDYPAGRTHNQEAPHPLPTNRSNAEQTSEEEAAFPKFSVRGKDGFVIANKLEARGVLSHCDE
- a CDS encoding low molecular weight protein-tyrosine-phosphatase, with translation MVCTGNICRSPMAEIVLREQLQRDHGGIAEQIVVRSAGVSSEEYGNPIDPRARRVLQAAGYVDTALQTHRARPLQADQLDHNLILAMTSRHARAIRRFAERADQIEVGSRVKMFRSFDPQAPQAIDFNDESLLDVADPWYGNMTDFELCLEQVEAAMPQLIEFVLERVERA
- a CDS encoding ATP-binding protein → MDQIDLDHAITRLRAQRTDDAFIEVKSSQSQLGKAVWESISAFANTTGGYLLLGVDEKKNFTPVVDFQLDKVQDSLIDGLSNPSNLRVTPPPSFETFRLTVDGKAVLVIAIKELSLQNKPCYVTDRGLENGSYKRVDDKDIKLSTTEIFELRNALIPQTTDKTSVPEATGLDLDPAKISRFIDYLEAANSRALRGTTDLEARQTRLNILSSQGVPTFAALLVFGNYPQQFFPKLNVDVTVHQGTEKALPSSSVRFIDRKICDGTVSEMLEEALLAVQRNLRTYSIVEGIGRQDQLEIPLEVLREGIANAIVHREYAAHFLGTPVSVDVYSDRIEITSPGGLWGGKTKDNLDDGHSAARNQLLIQLLSLAPSSENLGITVEGQGSGIPLMKNQMRSRSLELPQFRVNPDRIILTLQRHGAEIPSERQWIEDVAMRQLSHHENVALLQARRNGRTSIAELRQILQIDSEDLKILVQRLISQQLLYDMGNGFYTLPDGSPLLSPAEQEVYDRLEKETGIGIRELAERTGRTVNSLRPVLRRAINKGWIEAIGETTSRNRTYRKLI